The following are encoded in a window of Megachile rotundata isolate GNS110a chromosome 2, iyMegRotu1, whole genome shotgun sequence genomic DNA:
- the LOC100881057 gene encoding O-glucosyltransferase rumi homolog, which translates to MSLISYTYLVIVFYVVYCEEQYCSVDNAEDCTSEKETNVYKKVPNTQYNKYYSMIEEAERNYQLCNNTNNNCFKHIILRDLKPFKEKGINKDLIDAAKARGTFYQIVKGKVYRQKDCMFPSRCSGIEHFLLKLAPKLPDMDLVINVRDYPQSSKYFGGPLPVFSFSKTPQYYDITYPAWAFWEGGPAISLYPRGLGRWDEHRISLDKASKSLPWEKKESKAFFRGSRTSSERDNLILLSRKKPNLIDAQYTKNQAWKSDEDTLYAPPAPEVSLETHCKYKYLFNYRGVAASFRHKHLFLCRSLVFHVGDEWTEFYYEAMIPWIHYIPVPKDANQTVLEELIQFAMDNDESSKKIADSGRDFIWDNLKMSDITQFWKKLLERYSKLLMYKVTLDETLIKIEKKKRS; encoded by the exons atgtcaCTAATAAGTTACACGTATTTAGTCATTGTTTTCTATGTAGTTTATTGTGAAGAACAGTATTGTTCTGTTGACAATGCTGAAGATTGCACTAgtgaaaaagaaacaaatgtcTATAAGAAAG TACCTAACACACAATACAATAAATACTACAGTATGATTGAGGAAGCAGAGAGAAATTACCAACTTTGCAATAATACTAACAATAATTGTTTTAAACATATCATTCTACGTGATTTAAAACCTTTCAAAGAAAAAGGTATAAACAAAGATTTAATAGATGCTGCAAAAGCTAG AGGAACGTTTTATCAAATAGTGAAAGGCAAGGTATATAGACAAAAAGATTGTATGTTTCCTTCGAGATGCTCTGGAATAGAGCATTTTCTTTTGAAACTAGCTCCTAAATTACCAGATATGGATTTAGTTATAAATGTAAGAGATTATCCTCAATCTAGCAAATATTTTGGGGGTCCATTACCTGTATTTTCATTCAGTAAG ACACCACAGTATTATGACATTACATATCCAGCATGGGCATTTTGGGAAGGTGGTCCTGCAATTTCTTTATATCCTCGTGGTCTTGGAAGATGGGATGAACATCGTATATCTTTAGATAAAGCCAGTAAAAGTTTACCGTGGGAGAAGAAAGAAAGTAAAGCATTTTTTAGGGGGTCTAGAACAAGTTCTGAACGTGATAATTTGATATTGTTAAGTCGTAAAAAACCTAATTTAATAGATGCTCAGTACACAAAAAACCAAGCATGGAAATCTGATGAG GACACATTGTATGCACCTCCAGCTCCAGAAGTTTCTTTGGAAActcattgtaaatataaatacttattCAATTATCGAGGTGTTGCAGCATCATTCAGGcacaaacatttatttttgtgtaGATCTCTAGTGTTCCATGTTGGGGATGAATGGACTGAATTTTATTATGAAGCAATGATTCCTTGGATTCATTACATACCAGTTCCTAAAGATGCTAATCAAACAGTATTAGA AGAGTTGATACAGTTTGCAATGGATAATGATGAATCGTCCAAAAAAATTGCCGATTCTGGTCGGGATTTTATATGGGACAATTTGAAGATGT
- the mRpL41 gene encoding mitochondrial ribosomal protein L41 isoform X1, with amino-acid sequence MELSSFSCNFLRCLSTGNTMASTCMIISRQISTSSIAHGKRNFRMIQIYNKRGTRAFKKDQATNPNCDIPIDRRGTRLTGRYVDGKFVNIPEMIPELIVPSLKDFHLKPYVSYKAEVKQREYTAKDLFNFVYAKKIKEDFKNGQLDSKGEPLNPSEYEKLTPEEARIRAEKTGTDIFTPERVEI; translated from the exons ATGGAATTATCTTCGTTTTCATGTAATTTTTTACGGTGTTTATCAACAG gTAACACAATGGCATCTACATGTATGATTATAAGTCGACAAATTTCAACATCATCTATTGCTCATGGTAAACGAAATTTTCGAATGATACAGATCTATAATAAAAGAGGTACCCGAGCCTTTAAAAAAGACCAAGCTACAAATCCCAATTGTGATATACCAATTGATA GAAGAGGAACAAGATTAACCGGGAGATATGTGGAtggtaaatttgttaatataccAGAAATGATACCAGAACTTATTGTTCCTTCTTTAAAAGATTTCCATTTAAAGCCATACGTTTCTTACAAAGCTGAAGTTAAACAGCGTGAATATACTGCTAAAGACttattcaattttgtttatgctaagaaaattaaagaagatTTTAAGAATGGGCAATTGGATTCAAAAGGTGAACCATTAAATCCTAgtgaatatgaaaaattaacgCCTGAAGAAGCCAGAATTCGAGCTGAAAAAACTGGTACAGATATTTTTACACCAGAGAGAGTGGAAATCTGA
- the RpL30 gene encoding ribosomal protein L30 isoform X1, which produces MVAQKKQKKSQEGINTRLALVMKSGKYVLGYKQTLKSLRQGKAKLVIIANNTPPLRKSEIEYYAMLAKTGVHHYVGNNIELGTACGKYFRVCTLSITDPGNSDIIKSMPIGEQA; this is translated from the exons ATGGTGGCCCAAAAAAAACAG AAAAAGTCCCAGGAGGGCATCAACACCAGGTTAGCTCTGGTTATGAAGTCAGGAAAATACGTCCTAGGCTACAAACAGACGCTGAAATCCCTCCGACAAGGAAAAGCAAAATTAGTCATCATTGCTAATAACACTCCTCCACTAAG GAAATCAGAGATAGAATACTATGCTATGCTGGCGAAGACTGGTGTACATCATTATGTTGGAAACAATATAGAATTGGGTACTGCTTGTGGAAAATATTTCCGTGTGTGTACTCTTTCTATTACAGATCCAGGAAATTCTGATATCATAAAATCTATGCCTATTGGTGAACAagcataa
- the RpL30 gene encoding ribosomal protein L30 isoform X2 — translation MKSGKYVLGYKQTLKSLRQGKAKLVIIANNTPPLRKSEIEYYAMLAKTGVHHYVGNNIELGTACGKYFRVCTLSITDPGNSDIIKSMPIGEQA, via the exons ATGAAGTCAGGAAAATACGTCCTAGGCTACAAACAGACGCTGAAATCCCTCCGACAAGGAAAAGCAAAATTAGTCATCATTGCTAATAACACTCCTCCACTAAG GAAATCAGAGATAGAATACTATGCTATGCTGGCGAAGACTGGTGTACATCATTATGTTGGAAACAATATAGAATTGGGTACTGCTTGTGGAAAATATTTCCGTGTGTGTACTCTTTCTATTACAGATCCAGGAAATTCTGATATCATAAAATCTATGCCTATTGGTGAACAagcataa
- the mRpL41 gene encoding mitochondrial ribosomal protein L41 isoform X3 produces the protein MVIYMVNKSNTMASTCMIISRQISTSSIAHGKRNFRMIQIYNKRGTRAFKKDQATNPNCDIPIDRRGTRLTGRYVDGKFVNIPEMIPELIVPSLKDFHLKPYVSYKAEVKQREYTAKDLFNFVYAKKIKEDFKNGQLDSKGEPLNPSEYEKLTPEEARIRAEKTGTDIFTPERVEI, from the exons ATGGTTATATACATGGTGAACAAAA gTAACACAATGGCATCTACATGTATGATTATAAGTCGACAAATTTCAACATCATCTATTGCTCATGGTAAACGAAATTTTCGAATGATACAGATCTATAATAAAAGAGGTACCCGAGCCTTTAAAAAAGACCAAGCTACAAATCCCAATTGTGATATACCAATTGATA GAAGAGGAACAAGATTAACCGGGAGATATGTGGAtggtaaatttgttaatataccAGAAATGATACCAGAACTTATTGTTCCTTCTTTAAAAGATTTCCATTTAAAGCCATACGTTTCTTACAAAGCTGAAGTTAAACAGCGTGAATATACTGCTAAAGACttattcaattttgtttatgctaagaaaattaaagaagatTTTAAGAATGGGCAATTGGATTCAAAAGGTGAACCATTAAATCCTAgtgaatatgaaaaattaacgCCTGAAGAAGCCAGAATTCGAGCTGAAAAAACTGGTACAGATATTTTTACACCAGAGAGAGTGGAAATCTGA
- the TfIIFbeta gene encoding transcription factor TFIIFbeta isoform X1 produces the protein MSGSTPHTEKELDLSNAGRGVWLVKVPKYIANKWEKAPGNIEVGKLKITKNLGQKAEVSLKLSEAVLALKEPGEEEIPKQHRLDVTTVTKQMLGVFSHVTPSTSSDSIVPETEKLYMEGRIVQKLECRPYADNCYMKLKLQSIKRASVPQRQVQQLDRVVQNYKPVSDHKHNIEYAEKKKAEGKKMRDDKDTVLDMLFAAFEKHQYYNIRDLVKITRQPIVYLKEILNEVCNYNLKNPHRNMWELKPEYRHYKEEEKSSENAQKKDDESDDD, from the exons atGTCAGGAAGTACTCCACACACGGAGAAAGAATTAGATTTAAGTAATGCTGGTAGAGGTGTGTGGCTCGTCAAAGTACCTAAATACATAGCGAATAAATGGGAAAAAGCACCTGGTAAtatagaagttggaaaattgaaaataacaaa GAATCTTGGACAAAAGGCAGAAGTATCCCTGAAATTGTCTGAAGCTGTGTTAGCATTAAAAGAACCGGGAGAGGAAGAGATCCCAAAACAACATAGGTTAGATGTTACAACAGTAACAAAACAAATGTTAGGCGTATTTTCTCATGTTACAC CATCTACTAGTTCAGATTCTATTGTTCCTGAAACCGAGAAACTTTATATGGAAGGAAGAATTGTACAAAAATTGGAATGTCGACCATATG ctgATAACTGTTATATGAAGTTGAAACTACAAAGTATTAAGAGAGCTTCTGTGCCACAAAGACAAGTTCAGCAACTAGATAGGGTAGTGCAAAATTATAAGCCTGTTTCTGATCACAAACATAAT atTGAATATGCAGAGAAGAAGAAGGCTGAGGGTAAAAAGATGAGAGATGACAAGGACACAGTATTAGATATGTTGTTTGCTGCCTTTGAGAAACATCAGTATTATAATATAAGAGATCTTGTGAAAATTACCAGACAACCAATT gtGTACTTGAAAGAAATACTGAATGAAGTTTGTAATTATAATCTGAAGAACCCTCATAGaaatatgtgggaattgaagcCAGAGTACAGACATtataaagaagaagaaaagtccTCTGAAAATGCTCAGAAAAAGGATGATGAATCAGACGACGATTAA
- the Mpi gene encoding mannose phosphate isomerase isoform X2 — MELKCKVQTYDWGKHGIDSTVATLMKSANADFTLDEKKPYAELWMGTHPNGPSIMKDLNMSLEEYIKQNSKVLGCDSIKIFGEHLPFLFKVLSVNRALSIQAHPHKEKAKELHQQYPTIYKDANHKPEMAIALTPFEALCGFRPIREIKEFLKILPELRAVIGEDKVLKFMTIDETGISKALKTCFYSLMTCDPCLIALQLRKLLERLSNLDELSRQTLHASLLERLHLDYPADVGCFGIYFFNFVTMQPGEAIYLGPNEPHAYLSGDCVECMACSDNVVRAGLTSKLKDVPTLIEMLTYNCEPASAKKFQPCREDECTEVFRPPVSDFAVAKITIPPGRSSYNIIPRETASILIIINGKGEISSSKILYRGSVIFIPANEKIGIKVLCGCHPMLMFQAFVNV; from the exons atggaACTTAAATGTAAAGTACAAACTTATGACTGGGGAAAACATGGTATTGATAGTACTGTTGCGACATTGATGAAATCTGCTAATGCAGATTTTACATTAGATGAAAAGAAACCATATGCCGAATTATGGATGGGCACTCATCCCAATGGCCCTTCAATTATGAAAGATTTAAACATGTCTTTAGAGGAATACATAAAGCAAAATAGCAAAGTATTAGGCTGCGATTCCATAAAAATATTTGGTGAACATTTACCATTCCTTTTTAAAGTATTATCTGTGAATAGAGCATTATCAATTCAAGCACATCCACACAAG GAGAAGGCGAAAGAATTACATCAGCAGTATCCCACTATTTACAAAGATGCAAATCATAAACCTGAGATGGCAATAGCATTAACACCATTTGAGGCTCTCTGTGGTTTCCGTCCAATTAGAGAGATAAAagagtttttaaaaattctccCAGAACTACGTGCTGTGATAGGAGAAGATAAAGTACTTAAATTTATGACAATAGATGAAACTGGTATTAGCAAAGCTTTGAAAACATGTTTCTATAGTCTCATGACCTGTGATCCTTGCTTAATAGCACTGCAACTTAGAAAATTACTTGAAAGATTATCTAATTTGG atGAATTATCAAGACAGACTTTACATGCCAGTTTATTAGAAAGACTGCACTTAGATTATCCTGCAGATGTAGGATGTTTtggcatttatttttttaattttgtaacaatGCAGCCTGGTGAGGCTATATATCTTGGACCAAATGAACCACATGCATATCTTTCTGGCG ATTGTGTTGAATGTATGGCATGTTCTGACAATGTAGTACGTGCAGGATTAACCTCGAAATTAAAAGATGTGCCAACATTGATTGAAATGTTAACATATAATTGTGAACCAGCTTCTGCAAAAAAATTTCAACCTTGTCGCGAGGACGAATGTACTGAAGTATTTCGTCCTCCGGTATCCGATTTTGCTGTTGCTAAGATTACA ATACCTCCTGGAAGATCTTCATATAATATAATTCCCAGAGAAACAGCAagcattttaattattataaatggaAAAGGAGAAATTTCATCGTCGAAAATTCTTTATCGTGGATCTGTTATCTTTATTCCGGCGAATGAAAAAATCGGAATTAAAGTTCTATGTGGATGTCATCCAATGTTGATGTTTCAAGCATTTGTGAATGTTTAA
- the Mpi gene encoding mannose phosphate isomerase isoform X1: MELKCKVQTYDWGKHGIDSTVATLMKSANADFTLDEKKPYAELWMGTHPNGPSIMKDLNMSLEEYIKQNSKVLGCDSIKIFGEHLPFLFKVLSVNRALSIQAHPHKEKAKELHQQYPTIYKDANHKPEMAIALTPFEALCGFRPIREIKEFLKILPELRAVIGEDKVLKFMTIDETGISKALKTCFYSLMTCDPCLIALQLRKLLERLSNLDELSRQTLHASLLERLHLDYPADVGCFGIYFFNFVTMQPGEAIYLGPNEPHAYLSGGRFLRYILLKYYIILIPYNMFIDCVECMACSDNVVRAGLTSKLKDVPTLIEMLTYNCEPASAKKFQPCREDECTEVFRPPVSDFAVAKITIPPGRSSYNIIPRETASILIIINGKGEISSSKILYRGSVIFIPANEKIGIKVLCGCHPMLMFQAFVNV; this comes from the exons atggaACTTAAATGTAAAGTACAAACTTATGACTGGGGAAAACATGGTATTGATAGTACTGTTGCGACATTGATGAAATCTGCTAATGCAGATTTTACATTAGATGAAAAGAAACCATATGCCGAATTATGGATGGGCACTCATCCCAATGGCCCTTCAATTATGAAAGATTTAAACATGTCTTTAGAGGAATACATAAAGCAAAATAGCAAAGTATTAGGCTGCGATTCCATAAAAATATTTGGTGAACATTTACCATTCCTTTTTAAAGTATTATCTGTGAATAGAGCATTATCAATTCAAGCACATCCACACAAG GAGAAGGCGAAAGAATTACATCAGCAGTATCCCACTATTTACAAAGATGCAAATCATAAACCTGAGATGGCAATAGCATTAACACCATTTGAGGCTCTCTGTGGTTTCCGTCCAATTAGAGAGATAAAagagtttttaaaaattctccCAGAACTACGTGCTGTGATAGGAGAAGATAAAGTACTTAAATTTATGACAATAGATGAAACTGGTATTAGCAAAGCTTTGAAAACATGTTTCTATAGTCTCATGACCTGTGATCCTTGCTTAATAGCACTGCAACTTAGAAAATTACTTGAAAGATTATCTAATTTGG atGAATTATCAAGACAGACTTTACATGCCAGTTTATTAGAAAGACTGCACTTAGATTATCCTGCAGATGTAGGATGTTTtggcatttatttttttaattttgtaacaatGCAGCCTGGTGAGGCTATATATCTTGGACCAAATGAACCACATGCATATCTTTCTGGCGGTAGGTTTTTAAGATACATACTTCTCAAATACTACATTATTCTTATACCTTATAATATGTTTATAGATTGTGTTGAATGTATGGCATGTTCTGACAATGTAGTACGTGCAGGATTAACCTCGAAATTAAAAGATGTGCCAACATTGATTGAAATGTTAACATATAATTGTGAACCAGCTTCTGCAAAAAAATTTCAACCTTGTCGCGAGGACGAATGTACTGAAGTATTTCGTCCTCCGGTATCCGATTTTGCTGTTGCTAAGATTACA ATACCTCCTGGAAGATCTTCATATAATATAATTCCCAGAGAAACAGCAagcattttaattattataaatggaAAAGGAGAAATTTCATCGTCGAAAATTCTTTATCGTGGATCTGTTATCTTTATTCCGGCGAATGAAAAAATCGGAATTAAAGTTCTATGTGGATGTCATCCAATGTTGATGTTTCAAGCATTTGTGAATGTTTAA
- the mRpL41 gene encoding mitochondrial ribosomal protein L41 isoform X2, which produces MVIYMVNKSIRNTMASTCMIISRQISTSSIAHGKRNFRMIQIYNKRGTRAFKKDQATNPNCDIPIDRRGTRLTGRYVDGKFVNIPEMIPELIVPSLKDFHLKPYVSYKAEVKQREYTAKDLFNFVYAKKIKEDFKNGQLDSKGEPLNPSEYEKLTPEEARIRAEKTGTDIFTPERVEI; this is translated from the exons ATGGTTATATACATGGTGAACAAAAGTATAC gTAACACAATGGCATCTACATGTATGATTATAAGTCGACAAATTTCAACATCATCTATTGCTCATGGTAAACGAAATTTTCGAATGATACAGATCTATAATAAAAGAGGTACCCGAGCCTTTAAAAAAGACCAAGCTACAAATCCCAATTGTGATATACCAATTGATA GAAGAGGAACAAGATTAACCGGGAGATATGTGGAtggtaaatttgttaatataccAGAAATGATACCAGAACTTATTGTTCCTTCTTTAAAAGATTTCCATTTAAAGCCATACGTTTCTTACAAAGCTGAAGTTAAACAGCGTGAATATACTGCTAAAGACttattcaattttgtttatgctaagaaaattaaagaagatTTTAAGAATGGGCAATTGGATTCAAAAGGTGAACCATTAAATCCTAgtgaatatgaaaaattaacgCCTGAAGAAGCCAGAATTCGAGCTGAAAAAACTGGTACAGATATTTTTACACCAGAGAGAGTGGAAATCTGA
- the TfIIFbeta gene encoding transcription factor TFIIFbeta isoform X2, whose product MGKSTWNLGQKAEVSLKLSEAVLALKEPGEEEIPKQHRLDVTTVTKQMLGVFSHVTPSTSSDSIVPETEKLYMEGRIVQKLECRPYADNCYMKLKLQSIKRASVPQRQVQQLDRVVQNYKPVSDHKHNIEYAEKKKAEGKKMRDDKDTVLDMLFAAFEKHQYYNIRDLVKITRQPIVYLKEILNEVCNYNLKNPHRNMWELKPEYRHYKEEEKSSENAQKKDDESDDD is encoded by the exons ATGGGAAAAAGCACCTG GAATCTTGGACAAAAGGCAGAAGTATCCCTGAAATTGTCTGAAGCTGTGTTAGCATTAAAAGAACCGGGAGAGGAAGAGATCCCAAAACAACATAGGTTAGATGTTACAACAGTAACAAAACAAATGTTAGGCGTATTTTCTCATGTTACAC CATCTACTAGTTCAGATTCTATTGTTCCTGAAACCGAGAAACTTTATATGGAAGGAAGAATTGTACAAAAATTGGAATGTCGACCATATG ctgATAACTGTTATATGAAGTTGAAACTACAAAGTATTAAGAGAGCTTCTGTGCCACAAAGACAAGTTCAGCAACTAGATAGGGTAGTGCAAAATTATAAGCCTGTTTCTGATCACAAACATAAT atTGAATATGCAGAGAAGAAGAAGGCTGAGGGTAAAAAGATGAGAGATGACAAGGACACAGTATTAGATATGTTGTTTGCTGCCTTTGAGAAACATCAGTATTATAATATAAGAGATCTTGTGAAAATTACCAGACAACCAATT gtGTACTTGAAAGAAATACTGAATGAAGTTTGTAATTATAATCTGAAGAACCCTCATAGaaatatgtgggaattgaagcCAGAGTACAGACATtataaagaagaagaaaagtccTCTGAAAATGCTCAGAAAAAGGATGATGAATCAGACGACGATTAA